The Deltaproteobacteria bacterium genome segment GAGGTGTGGCGGCGCTCCGTCGTCTCCGCACGTGCCCGCGGCGACGTCGTCGACGTCGAAACCGACGCCGGACACATCGAAGCCCGCCTCGTGATCGCCGCCGACGGCCTTCACTCACCGCTGCGCCGCGCCGCGGGCCTCGAGGGTGTTTGCGGATCCGGCTCCATGCGCTTCGGCGTGCGGCGGCATTTCGCGCTCGCTCCCTGGACAGACCTGGTCGAAGTCCATTGGGCGCCGGGTATCGAGGCGTATGTGACCCCGGTGGGCCCCCGGACGGTCAACGTCGCGCTGCTGCGCGACCGCGACGCCCCGGGCGAGTTCGCCGATCTGCTGGCTTCCTTTCCTCGGCTCAGCGCCCGGCTCGAGGGTGCACCGTTCGAGTCCGCGGTGCGGGGCGCCGGACCTCTGCTGCAGCGTGCGCGGGCGAGGTGGGCGGCGCGCCTGGCGCTGGTTGGAGACGCGGGGGGATACGTCGACGCGATCACGGGCCAGGGGCTGTCGCTGGCCTTCGCGGCGTCCGCTGTCCTGATGGAGACGCTTCCCGACGATCTGTCCGCCGACCTTTCGCCCTTTCTGCGGCGCTACGACGAACGGCTGCGGGTCCGTTGGC includes the following:
- a CDS encoding NAD(P)/FAD-dependent oxidoreductase — encoded protein: MHDVVIAGGGPAGLAAAIQSARRGFRTLVLERSEGIPDKACGEGLMPRGAGELDRLGVRVPDDRCAPFRGIRYLQEDGTILEARFRGRPGVGIRRTALVEALRKAADAAGAEVWRRSVVSARARGDVVDVETDAGHIEARLVIAADGLHSPLRRAAGLEGVCGSGSMRFGVRRHFALAPWTDLVEVHWAPGIEAYVTPVGPRTVNVALLRDRDAPGEFADLLASFPRLSARLEGAPFESAVRGAGPLLQRARARWAARLALVGDAGGYVDAITGQGLSLAFAASAVLMETLPDDLSADLSPFLRRYDERLRVRWLAYSLPAAALVALSRRPGLRRSALRALRAVPGGFSTLVRAVAMS